A stretch of the Vulcanisaeta souniana JCM 11219 genome encodes the following:
- a CDS encoding radical SAM/SPASM domain-containing protein, with the protein MSSLGENIDKLVEKKIEKSGNGTGTLITAIRLLNRGAVRWALRVLTKEVEFKGEKKPLMEWVLAKYAGESQCPTVAHFVAPFFEMGMKLATAWLHADEEPVRELLNDPAIRRGIVTTLRGIALFGVTTPQKLPAPFFIVWNFTNACNLKCMHCYQNAGKPLPNELTLEEKLRVVKELDEAGVPAIALSGGEPTVHRDFWPVLAEIGRRGFYPAIATNGTTFASIEVAERARKLGLRYVEISIDAADPNVHDKFRGVPGAWAKAVKGLENAVKLGFSAALAFTVTKYNIHEVDKILDLAQEIGVKRVVFFNFIPVGRGRENLEIDLSPEEREEFLRHIYREMKRRKMEIISTAPQYGRVVNQLSNGEDVSPTHFVVANDPVTRELTEFIGGCGAGRVYAAIEPEGTLTPCVFLPYPVGNLRSKSFWDIWIDPFMENFRDRDRLEGFCGRCPYKLICGGCRARAYNYFDDVLAPDPGCIYNSAEWRKLQEDVLRIKVRVSPLNFK; encoded by the coding sequence ATGTCATCTCTTGGTGAAAATATTGATAAACTTGTTGAAAAGAAAATTGAAAAATCAGGAAACGGCACAGGTACACTAATAACGGCCATTAGGTTGTTGAATAGGGGTGCCGTTAGGTGGGCACTGAGGGTATTGACCAAGGAGGTTGAGTTCAAGGGTGAAAAGAAGCCACTAATGGAGTGGGTTTTAGCTAAGTACGCCGGTGAGTCCCAATGCCCAACAGTGGCTCATTTCGTTGCCCCATTCTTTGAGATGGGTATGAAACTAGCCACGGCTTGGCTCCACGCTGATGAGGAACCAGTTAGGGAGTTGCTCAATGACCCAGCAATTAGGAGGGGCATAGTCACAACGCTGAGGGGCATAGCCCTATTTGGCGTAACGACGCCACAGAAACTACCTGCCCCATTCTTCATAGTCTGGAACTTCACGAACGCCTGCAACCTAAAGTGCATGCATTGTTACCAGAATGCTGGTAAGCCGCTGCCCAATGAGTTGACGCTTGAGGAGAAGCTTAGGGTTGTTAAGGAGCTAGATGAGGCCGGTGTACCGGCAATCGCATTGTCAGGCGGTGAACCAACGGTTCACAGGGACTTCTGGCCAGTGCTAGCTGAGATAGGCAGGAGGGGCTTCTACCCAGCCATTGCGACCAATGGAACTACATTTGCAAGTATTGAGGTTGCCGAGAGGGCTAGGAAGCTTGGACTTAGGTATGTTGAGATTAGTATTGACGCAGCTGACCCCAATGTTCATGATAAGTTCAGGGGAGTACCAGGCGCATGGGCTAAGGCCGTGAAGGGTCTTGAGAATGCCGTTAAGCTGGGCTTCAGTGCGGCCTTGGCGTTCACAGTGACCAAGTACAATATCCATGAGGTTGATAAGATACTCGACCTGGCCCAGGAGATTGGTGTTAAGAGGGTCGTGTTCTTCAACTTCATACCGGTTGGTAGGGGCCGTGAGAACCTGGAGATTGACTTATCGCCTGAGGAGAGGGAGGAGTTCCTTAGGCACATTTATAGGGAGATGAAGAGAAGGAAGATGGAGATCATAAGCACAGCCCCTCAGTACGGCAGGGTTGTTAATCAATTAAGCAATGGTGAGGACGTCTCACCAACGCACTTCGTGGTGGCCAACGACCCAGTGACTAGGGAGTTAACGGAGTTCATCGGTGGTTGCGGCGCCGGCCGTGTCTATGCAGCTATTGAGCCTGAGGGCACCCTAACACCCTGTGTCTTCCTGCCATATCCAGTGGGTAACCTCAGGTCCAAGTCCTTCTGGGACATTTGGATAGACCCATTCATGGAGAACTTCAGGGATAGGGACAGGCTTGAGGGGTTCTGTGGTAGGTGCCCGTATAAGTTGATTTGCGGTGGTTGTAGGGCTAGGGCATATAACTACTTCGATGACGTACTTGCCCCAGACCCAGGATGCATATACAACTCGGCCGAGTGGAGGAAATTGCAGGAGGACGTGCTTAGGATAAAGGTGAGGGTGTCACCATTAAACTTCAAGTGA
- a CDS encoding B12-binding domain-containing radical SAM protein has translation MSVKVLLAVPPGIDKLELYKVLGLKAPPLGLAWIAAVLERAGHKVRIIDSPTEGIDLRTFVNEVKSWQPDVVGLTAITPTVYKAYEAVKAIREYDSDIPIIMGGPHATFMYEEALNNGIDVVVRGEGEYSTLEFVSILDKYGLDAKRLRTVSGLVFRDGSQIVRTSDRPPIRNLDELPPPARHLLPMDKYTIFGKPIRIVHVMASRGCPYGCSFCSTSYFWGRMVRYRSAKAVVDEIEDSMQKYKTNIIVFTDDEFTLGKRFVYEFLREIEERKLDINFSCGSRVDTIDREMMNALKSHGCTALYFGVESGSQETINRIGKRITLERTIKVFQWAKETSIDHVGSFVIGFPWESIDDMKNTVKFAMKLNPSYAQFTVATPYPGTPLYQQAVNDNLIEDFNWEHYTTLRAVMRGYKFTKEQAQKMLQWAYVKYYSRLGFLIHELVHGRLGTVITAIKNSLVPWFTERLLGRSE, from the coding sequence GTGAGCGTGAAGGTGCTCCTAGCGGTCCCGCCAGGTATTGATAAACTGGAGCTCTATAAAGTCCTTGGACTGAAGGCACCACCACTTGGTCTTGCATGGATAGCGGCAGTACTTGAGAGGGCTGGGCATAAGGTTAGGATTATTGATTCACCCACTGAGGGCATTGACTTGAGGACTTTTGTTAATGAGGTTAAGTCCTGGCAACCTGATGTTGTTGGGTTAACAGCGATAACACCGACGGTTTACAAGGCGTATGAGGCCGTTAAGGCAATTAGGGAGTACGATAGTGATATACCGATAATTATGGGTGGCCCGCATGCAACATTTATGTACGAAGAAGCGCTAAACAATGGCATTGACGTGGTTGTCAGAGGTGAGGGTGAATACTCAACACTTGAGTTTGTGAGTATACTCGATAAGTACGGCCTTGATGCCAAGCGTTTAAGGACAGTAAGTGGATTGGTCTTTAGGGATGGTTCTCAGATAGTAAGGACGTCAGATAGACCGCCGATTAGGAACCTCGATGAACTACCACCACCTGCCCGTCACCTGTTGCCCATGGATAAGTATACCATATTCGGTAAACCGATTAGGATAGTTCACGTGATGGCCAGTAGGGGGTGCCCATACGGCTGCTCCTTCTGTTCCACGTCGTACTTCTGGGGCAGGATGGTTAGGTATAGGTCCGCCAAGGCCGTGGTTGATGAAATCGAGGACTCCATGCAGAAGTATAAGACTAACATCATTGTCTTTACGGATGATGAGTTCACCCTAGGCAAGAGATTCGTTTATGAGTTCCTAAGGGAAATAGAGGAGAGGAAGCTCGACATAAACTTTTCCTGCGGTTCCAGGGTTGACACGATAGACAGGGAAATGATGAATGCCTTGAAGAGCCATGGATGCACGGCCCTGTACTTCGGGGTTGAGTCCGGTAGCCAGGAAACGATCAATAGGATTGGAAAGAGGATAACACTGGAGCGTACAATTAAGGTCTTTCAATGGGCTAAGGAGACCAGCATTGATCACGTGGGTTCCTTCGTGATAGGTTTCCCATGGGAATCCATTGATGACATGAAGAATACAGTTAAGTTCGCCATGAAACTCAACCCATCCTATGCCCAATTCACTGTGGCAACTCCATACCCAGGCACACCACTTTACCAGCAGGCAGTTAATGATAACCTAATTGAGGATTTCAATTGGGAGCATTACACCACGTTGAGGGCCGTTATGAGGGGTTATAAATTCACCAAGGAGCAGGCCCAGAAGATGCTTCAGTGGGCTTACGTGAAGTACTACAGTAGGCTTGGCTTTTTGATTCATGAGTTGGTGCATGGTAGGTTGGGGACTGTGATAACGGCCATTAAGAATTCATTAGTGCCGTGGTTCACCGAGAGACTGCTTGGGCGTAGTGAGTAA